A genomic window from Thiomonas arsenitoxydans includes:
- a CDS encoding response regulator, with protein MNSPAPSQRILVVDDDPELRAMLRDYLTGNGFAVDLAAHGDAMRACLAQQMPHAVILDLMLPGEDGLALARELRRSSDLPILMLSARGEEIDRVIGLEVGADDYLPKPFSPRELLARLRALLRRAQPTSAGDLPPASKPAEQAVRFGPFLLDAAAFRLLRDGQDVGLSVAEFTLLQAMVAHPNRVLSRDQLIDWLKGYERDAFDRSIDVRVARLRRKIEDDPAHPVYVRTIRGQGYLFNPSGVGA; from the coding sequence ATGAATTCACCTGCTCCCAGTCAGCGCATTCTGGTGGTCGATGACGACCCGGAATTGCGCGCCATGCTGCGTGATTACCTCACGGGCAATGGCTTTGCGGTCGATCTGGCTGCTCATGGCGACGCCATGCGCGCCTGTCTGGCGCAGCAAATGCCGCACGCCGTCATCCTCGACTTGATGCTGCCCGGCGAGGACGGGCTGGCGCTGGCGCGTGAACTGCGGCGCAGCAGTGATCTGCCCATCCTCATGCTTTCGGCACGCGGCGAAGAGATTGACCGGGTGATCGGACTGGAGGTCGGTGCCGATGACTATCTGCCCAAACCTTTCAGCCCCCGCGAGCTGCTGGCCCGTCTGCGCGCCTTGTTGCGCCGGGCGCAGCCGACCTCTGCGGGGGATTTGCCGCCCGCGTCCAAACCGGCAGAACAGGCGGTGAGGTTCGGCCCCTTCTTGCTCGATGCCGCGGCGTTTCGCTTGCTGCGTGACGGGCAGGATGTGGGATTGAGCGTGGCCGAGTTCACCTTGTTGCAGGCCATGGTCGCGCATCCCAACCGCGTGCTCAGCCGCGATCAACTCATCGACTGGCTCAAAGGCTATGAGCGCGATGCCTTCGATCGCAGCATCGACGTGCGCGTCGCTCGCCTGCGTCGCAAGATCGAAGATGATCCGGCCC